The sequence AAGCGAGGAAGCCTCAGGAGCCTACAAGCCATGCGACGCCGTAGCGGAGGTAAGCCATAACGTAGGGATAGCTACAAAAGTCGCTAGATTGGTGCCGATAGCAGTAGCTAAAGGGTAATTTAGACGGTCAAAGAATATTTTCCATCATATATTAAGTCATAATATTAAGGTTATCATATAATTGACTTTCCAGCTAGGAACTCGGTTACCAAATTTTATCGCCATAAGTCGATTATATTGTTTAAACACCGGGAACCTTCCATTACTCGACGTAAAATAGGGCATCTCACCGTTACTTCATGTCCAGATTTTTCCTTTAATCATCAACTGTTTGAAAGAAGCTCCTTAGCTGCCGCGACGAGTACGTCTTCGATGCGACCGGAGAAGTTAGCTGGTCGGGTTGTGGTCTTGTAGGAGTCGTCATGTGCACACCATCCCCACTCC is a genomic window of Candidatus Bathyarchaeota archaeon containing:
- a CDS encoding RtcB family protein produces the protein SEEASGAYKPCDAVAEVSHNVGIATKVARLVPIAVAKG